The following coding sequences lie in one Phragmites australis chromosome 8, lpPhrAust1.1, whole genome shotgun sequence genomic window:
- the LOC133925897 gene encoding uncharacterized protein LOC133925897 isoform X2 codes for MSSSRRPHTRSHVRSYSVSSSKNVPAINNLDQNSILAGTSTNIEIEPRIAPLSISYARPDHRDARNAVTRDHFCSIVPLHIAAQNRRKRKRLNHFKALKRQASSAGISLYSLQDTFGSSREYTNFLKGFGGTGKTFL; via the exons ATGTCATCAAGTCGTAGACCTCACACACGAAGTCATGTACGAAGCTACTCCGTTTCGTCTTCAAAGAATGTACCAGCTATTAACAACTTAG ATCAAAATAGTATCCTAGCTGGAACAAGCACTAACATAGAAATTG AACCCCGTATAGCACCACTTTCTATTTCATATGCACGACCAGACCACAGAGATGCACGAAATGCAGTAACAA GGGATCATTTCTGCTCAATTGTGCCACTACATATTGCTGCACAGAATCGAAGAAAGAGAAAACGTTTAAACCATTTCAAAGCTCTAAAGCGACAAG CTTCGTCAGCTGGTATATCACTTTATTCATTACAAGATACATTTGGATCATCAAGAGAGTACACAAATTTCCTCAAAG GTTTTGGAGGCACTGGCAAAACATTTTTATAG
- the LOC133925897 gene encoding uncharacterized protein LOC133925897 isoform X1: MSSSRRPHTRSHVRSYSVSSSKNVPAINNLDQNSILAGTSTNIEIEPRIAPLSISYARPDHRDARNAVTRDHFCSIVPLHIAAQNRRKRKRLNHFKALKRQASSAGISLYSLQDTFGSSREYTNFLKGMESYTYTLNKYNYNI; this comes from the exons ATGTCATCAAGTCGTAGACCTCACACACGAAGTCATGTACGAAGCTACTCCGTTTCGTCTTCAAAGAATGTACCAGCTATTAACAACTTAG ATCAAAATAGTATCCTAGCTGGAACAAGCACTAACATAGAAATTG AACCCCGTATAGCACCACTTTCTATTTCATATGCACGACCAGACCACAGAGATGCACGAAATGCAGTAACAA GGGATCATTTCTGCTCAATTGTGCCACTACATATTGCTGCACAGAATCGAAGAAAGAGAAAACGTTTAAACCATTTCAAAGCTCTAAAGCGACAAG CTTCGTCAGCTGGTATATCACTTTATTCATTACAAGATACATTTGGATCATCAAGAGAGTACACAAATTTCCTCAAAGGTATGGAATCCTATACCTATACATTGAATAAATATAACTACAACATCTAA